One Nicotiana tomentosiformis chromosome 4, ASM39032v3, whole genome shotgun sequence genomic window carries:
- the LOC104097497 gene encoding alpha-xylosidase 1-like, producing the protein MFFSSLYSPTPLTSLLILILCIAGVNFANTTPVKIGQGYKLISIEKSPDGGLIGHLQVKEKNNIYGPDIPHLQLYVKHETDERLRIHITDAEKQRWEVPYNLLPRETPPSLKQTIGRSRKNLLPLATSEYSGNELIFSYTNDPFSFSVKRKSNGQTLFNSSSDDSDPYSNLVFKDQYLEVSTKLPKNSSLYGLGENTQPHGIKLYPNDPYTLYTTDVSALNLNIDLYGSHPMYMDLRNVNGEAYGHAVLLLNSNGMDVFYRGDSLTYKVIGGVFDFYFFSGPTPLAVVDQYTSFIGRPAPMPYWSFGFHQCRWGYHNLSVIEDVVENYKKAKIPLDVIWNDDDHMDGKKDFTLNPVNYPRPQLLSFLEKIHARGMKYIVIVDPGIGVNNSYGVYQRGIANDVFIKYEGKPYLAQVWPGAVNFPDFLNPKTVEWWGDEIRRFHELVPVDGLWIDMNEVSNFCSGLCTIPENRICPNGTGPGWICCLDCKNITNTKWDDPPYKINASGIQAPIGYKTIATSAVHYNGVREYDAHSIYGFSQSIATHKALQELEGKRPFILSRSTFVGSGHYAAHWTGDNKGTWDDLRYSISTMLNFGLFGVPMVGSDICGFYPAPTEELCNRWIEVGAFYPFSRDHANYYSPRQELYQWESVAESARNALGMRYKLLPYFYTLNYEAHTTGAPIARPLFFSFPNLHELYDVSTQFLVGSSVMVSPVLDEGKTEVKALFPPGTWYNIFDMTQAIVTIEPHYLTLDAPLNVVNVHLYQNTIIPMQRGGMISKEARMTPYTLIVTFPLGTKDLQAKGNLFLDDDELLEMKLGNGHSTYIDFYATASNRTVKLWSEVQEGKFALDKGWFIEKVIVLGTNGTDRAFEINVDGQPIEDTSKVQFITAEQKYIDNSEDGGDKGKSMMMDIHGLELPLGKNFVMSWKMGSSA; encoded by the exons ATGTTTTTCTCTTCCTTATATTCACCTACTCCACTTACTTCCTTGCTAATCTTGATTCTATGTATAGCTGGTGTTAATTTTGCCAACACAACTCCAGTCAAGATTGGCCAAGGTTACAAGTTGATCTCCATAGAAAAGTCACCTGATGGAGGCCTTATAGGACACCTCCAAGTTAAAGAGAAGAACAATATTTATGGGCCAGATATTCCTCATTTGCAGCTCTATGTTAA GCATGAGACAGATGAACGTTTGAGAATTCATATAACTGATGCAGAAAAACAAAGATGGGAAGTTCCTTACAACTTATTACCAAGAGAAACACCCCCATCACTGAAACAAACTATTGGTAGGTCAAGAAAGAACCTTTTGCCACTAGCAACATCAGAATATTCAGGAAATGAGTTAATATTCAGCTATACAAATGACCCTTTCAGTTTTTCtgtgaaaagaaaatcaaatggaCAGACCCTTTTCAATTCCAGTTCTGATGATTCAGACCCTTATAGCAATTTGGTATTTAAAGACCAATATCTTGAAGTATCCACAAAATTGCCTAAAAATTCTTCTTTATATGGCCTTGGAGAAAACACACAGCCTCATGGGATAAAACTATATCCTAATGATCCTTACACTTTGTACACAACTGATGTATCAGCTCTTAATCTGAATATTGATTTGTATGGTTCACATCCTATGTATATGGATTTGAGGAATGTGAATGGAGAGGCATATGGTCATGCAGTTTTGTTGCTAAATAGCAATGGAATGGATGTGTTTTACAGAGGGGATTCTTTAACATACAAAGTGATTGGGGGTGTATTTGACTTTTACTTCTTTTCTGGTCCTACACCTCTTGCTGTTGTTGATCAGTATACTTCCTTCATAGGCAGGCCTGCTCCAATGCCTTATTGGTCTTTTG GATTCCATCAATGCAGATGGGGTTACCACAATTTATCTGTAATTGAGGATGTTGTCGAGAACTATAAGAAAGCCAAGATCCCTCTTGATGTGATCTGGAACGACGATGATCACATGGACGGGAAAAAGGATTTCACTCTCAACCCTGTCAACTACCCTCGTCCGCAATTATTGTCATTCTTGGAGAAAATTCATGCGCGAGGCATGAAGTACATTGTCATAGTAGATCCTGGAATCGGAGTTAATAATAGTTATGGTGTTTACCAAAGAGGTATAGCCAATGATGTCTTCATCAAATATGAAGGCAAGCCTTATTTAGCTCAAGTCTGGCCTGGTGCTGTTAACTTTCCTGATTTTCTCAACCCGAAAACTGTTGAGTGGTGGGGCGATGAAATTAGGCGATTTCATGAACTTGTACCTGTTGATGGACTCTGGATTGACATGAATGAAGTTTCCAACTTTTGTTCTGGTTTGTGCACAATCCCTGAAAACAGGATATGTCCTAATGGTACTGGTCCTGGTTGGATTTGTTGCTTAGATTGCAAAAACATAACAAATACTAAATGGGACGATCCGCCTTATAAGATTAATGCTTCTGGAATACAAGCACCAATTGGTTACAAGACAATAGCCACTAGTGCAGTTCATTATAATGGAGTTAGGGAATATGATGCTCATAGCATTTATGGTTTTTCTCAGTCCATTGCAACTCACAAGGCACTTCAAGAACTCGAGGGCAAGCGCCCGTTTATATTGTCTCGTTCCACGTTTGTTGGTTCAGGACATTATGCTGCACATTGGACAGGGGATAACAAAGGAACTTGGGATGATTTGAGATATTCAATATCTACAATGCTGAATTTTGGCTTATTTGGTGTTCCGATGGTTGGTTCAGATATATGTGGATTCTATCCAGCACCTACAGAGGAACTTTGCAACCGTTGGATTGAAGTTGGTGCGTTCTATCCATTCTCAAGGGATCACGCGAACTACTACTCCCCTAGACAAGAACTTTACCAATGGGAGAGCGTGGCTGAATCTGCTCGAAATGCATTAGGAATGAGATATAAGTTACTACCATATTTCTACACCTTGAACTATGAGGCACATACTACTGGGGCGCCTATTGCTCGTCCACTCTTCTTCTCTTTCCCAAATTTACATGAGCTTTACGACGTGAGCACACAATTCTTGGTAGGAAGCAGTGTCATGGTCTCACCCGTGCTAGATGAGGGTAAAACTGAGGTGAAAGCTTTGTTTCCCCCGGGCACTTGGTACAATATATTCGATATGACACAGGCCATTGTCACAATAGAACCACACTATCTTACACTAGATGCACCTCTAAATGTGGTCAATGTACATTTGTACCAAAACACCATAATACCAATGCAGCGCGGTGGAATGATATCAAAAGAAGCAAGAATGACACCTTACACCCTCATAGTCACCTTCCCATTAGGGACTAAAGATCTACAAGCAAAAGGAAATCTTTTCCTCGACGATGATGAGCTTCTAGAGATGAAATTAGGAAATGGACACTCAACATATATTGATTTCTATGCAACAGCGAGTAATAGAACAGTGAAGTTGTGGTCAGAAGTTCAAGAAGGTAAGTTTGCATTGGATAAAGGATGGTTCATTGAGAAGGTTATAGTTTTAGGTACAAATGGCACTGATCGAGCTTTTGAAATTAACGTCGATGGACAACCAATTGAAGATACTTCAAAAGTGCAGTTTATCACAGCAGAGCAAAAGTATATCGACAATTCGGAGGATGGAGGAGATAAGGGAAAGAGTATGATGATGGATATACATGGACTAGAATTACCTTTAGGGAAAAACTTTGTTATGTCCTGGAAAATGGGAAGCTCAGCTTGA